In Tamandua tetradactyla isolate mTamTet1 chromosome 7, mTamTet1.pri, whole genome shotgun sequence, the following are encoded in one genomic region:
- the SNRPF gene encoding small nuclear ribonucleoprotein F gives MSLPLNPKPFLNGLTGKPVMVKLKWGMEYKGYLVSVDGYMNMQLANTEEYIDGALSGHLGEVLIRCNNVLYIRGVEEEEEDGEMRE, from the exons ATG AGTTTACCCCTCAATCCCAAACCTTTCCTGAACGGATTAACAGGAAAACCTGTGATGGTGAAACTCAAATGGGGAATGGAGTACAAGGGCTACCTGGTATCTGTTGATGGCTATATGAACATGCAG ctTGCAAATACAGAAGAATACATAGATGGGGCATTGTCCGGACACCTGGGTGAAGTTTTAATAAG GTGTAACAATGTCCTTTATATTAGAGGTgttgaagaagaggaagaagacgGGGAAATGAGAGAATAG